A single window of Nocardioides kongjuensis DNA harbors:
- a CDS encoding rhodanese-like domain-containing protein encodes MIPSIEIDGVPDPLPEGLVVLDVREDDEWAAGHIDGAVHIPLMELPARLGEFVELEAPQTLVVCKGGGRSARAVAYLAQQGYDVVNLVDGMLGWERAGRAMTADGDQPPYVV; translated from the coding sequence ATGATCCCCAGCATCGAGATCGACGGCGTGCCCGACCCGCTCCCCGAGGGCCTGGTGGTGCTCGACGTCCGTGAGGACGACGAGTGGGCCGCCGGCCACATCGACGGGGCGGTCCACATCCCGCTGATGGAGCTGCCCGCCCGGCTGGGCGAGTTCGTCGAGCTCGAGGCGCCGCAGACCCTCGTGGTCTGCAAGGGCGGCGGCCGCTCTGCCCGCGCGGTGGCGTACCTGGCGCAGCAGGGGTACGACGTCGTCAACCTGGTCGACGGCATGCTCGGCTGGGAGCGCGCGGGCCGGGCGATGACCGCCGACGGCGACCAGCCGCCGTACGTCGTCTGA
- a CDS encoding amino acid permease: MSAGHELKAGLSQRQLNMIAIGGVIGAGLFMGSGAVIKATGPASFLTYALAGALVVLIMRMLGEMATANPSTGSFSDYARNALGGWAGFSAGWLYWYFWVVVVGFEAVAGAKIIQYWVPDAPLWLVSLVLMVAMTATNLFSVSSFGEFEFWFASIKVAVIVGFMVIGTLFVLGLLPGSEVSFHNLNDPDTGGFFATGPSAVTAGVVIVIFSMVGAEIATIAAAETPDPRKSVAKATNSVIMRIAVFFIGSIFLLTCILPWNEYDEDTSPYVQALSEIGIPGAADLMNAVALTAVLSCLNSGLYTASRMVFVLAARREAPSGLLVVSRSGVPRNAILASSFIGFLCVIAAAISPETVFLFLLNSSGAIILFVYGLVAVSQFVLRPRTDPSKLLVKMWGYPYLSIVAIVGIVAVLVQMGLNEEVRIQLLLSLLAWAVILVAYFAVRAMGGSTPAGPEDVPTGRARRVLVLANETLSHDELRTALHRVDEDGSAEYYVCVPANPIDTGQALTKGAVYVWDATTEAAQSRLDGLLATLHADGHRAEGALGDYRPLRALDAAVAAFGPDQIVISTLPLAESNWLRYDVVDRAREKYTIPVEHVEAGSALAGS, from the coding sequence ATGAGCGCAGGTCACGAGCTGAAAGCAGGGCTGTCCCAACGACAGCTCAACATGATCGCCATCGGTGGCGTGATCGGTGCCGGCCTCTTCATGGGGTCCGGTGCCGTCATCAAGGCCACCGGACCGGCGTCCTTCCTGACCTACGCACTCGCCGGGGCCCTGGTCGTCCTCATCATGCGCATGCTCGGCGAGATGGCCACCGCCAACCCCTCGACCGGGTCGTTCTCCGACTACGCACGCAACGCGCTCGGCGGTTGGGCGGGGTTCTCCGCCGGCTGGCTGTACTGGTACTTCTGGGTGGTCGTCGTGGGCTTCGAGGCCGTGGCCGGCGCCAAGATCATCCAGTACTGGGTACCGGACGCCCCGCTGTGGCTCGTGTCCCTCGTCCTGATGGTGGCCATGACCGCCACCAACCTGTTCTCCGTGTCCTCGTTCGGCGAGTTCGAGTTCTGGTTCGCGAGCATCAAGGTGGCCGTGATCGTCGGCTTCATGGTGATCGGCACCCTGTTCGTCCTCGGCCTGCTGCCGGGCTCCGAGGTGAGCTTCCACAACCTGAACGACCCTGACACCGGCGGCTTCTTCGCCACCGGACCGAGCGCCGTCACCGCCGGGGTCGTGATCGTGATCTTCTCGATGGTCGGCGCCGAGATCGCCACCATCGCCGCCGCCGAGACGCCCGACCCGCGCAAGTCGGTGGCGAAGGCGACCAACTCGGTCATCATGCGCATCGCCGTCTTCTTCATCGGCTCGATCTTCCTGCTGACCTGCATCCTGCCGTGGAACGAGTACGACGAGGACACCTCGCCGTACGTCCAGGCGCTCAGCGAGATCGGCATCCCGGGCGCCGCCGACCTGATGAACGCCGTCGCGCTCACCGCCGTGCTCTCGTGCCTCAACTCCGGCCTCTACACGGCATCGCGGATGGTCTTCGTGCTCGCCGCCCGCCGGGAGGCGCCCTCCGGCCTGCTCGTCGTCAGCCGGTCCGGCGTACCGCGCAACGCGATCCTCGCGTCCTCCTTCATCGGCTTCCTGTGCGTCATCGCCGCCGCGATCTCGCCGGAGACCGTCTTCCTGTTCCTGCTCAACTCCTCGGGCGCGATCATCCTGTTCGTCTACGGCCTGGTCGCCGTCTCGCAGTTCGTGCTGCGCCCGAGGACCGACCCGAGCAAGCTGCTCGTCAAGATGTGGGGCTATCCCTACCTGTCGATCGTCGCGATCGTCGGCATCGTCGCGGTGCTCGTCCAGATGGGCCTCAACGAGGAGGTCCGGATCCAGCTGCTGCTCAGCCTGCTCGCCTGGGCGGTCATCCTCGTCGCGTACTTCGCGGTGCGGGCGATGGGCGGCAGCACGCCCGCCGGCCCCGAGGACGTGCCGACCGGCCGGGCACGGCGCGTCCTCGTGCTCGCCAACGAGACCCTGTCCCACGACGAGCTCCGCACCGCACTCCACCGGGTCGACGAGGACGGCAGCGCCGAGTACTACGTCTGCGTGCCGGCCAACCCCATCGACACCGGGCAGGCGCTGACCAAGGGGGCGGTCTACGTGTGGGACGCCACGACCGAGGCGGCCCAGAGCCGGCTGGACGGCCTGCTCGCCACCCTCCACGCCGACGGCCACCGGGCCGAGGGTGCCCTCGGCGACTACCGCCCGCTGCGCGCCCTGGACGCGGCCGTGGCTGCGTTCGGTCCCGACCAGATCGTGATCTCGACGCTGCCGCTCGCGGAGTCCAACTGGCTGCGCTACGACGTCGTGGACCGGGCTCGCGAGAAGTACACGATCCCCGTCGAGCACGTCGAGGCCGGCTCGGCGCTGGCAGGCAGCTGA
- the aat gene encoding leucyl/phenylalanyl-tRNA--protein transferase, whose product MPVEPESSPWVFPTRAELAALPVLDDPDEYDEDDGDGTHDGSDLVAVGADLAPGTLLAAYRSGLFPMPEGRAVGWWSPAYRGILQLDELKVSRSLRRSARDFEIRVDTAFDEVVAACADPRRPHGWIDARIARAYGDLHRLGWAHSVETWQDGCLVGGLYGVAIGGLFAGESMFHHVTDASKAALVGLVEGLRADDDGAAGNRLVDVQWATRHLVTLGVREVPRASYIAALEGLLEVPPAALWGR is encoded by the coding sequence GTGCCCGTCGAGCCCGAGTCCAGCCCCTGGGTCTTCCCGACCCGTGCGGAGCTGGCGGCGCTGCCGGTGCTCGACGATCCGGACGAGTACGACGAGGACGACGGCGACGGCACCCACGACGGCAGCGACCTGGTCGCGGTCGGGGCCGACCTCGCGCCGGGGACCCTGCTCGCGGCGTACCGCAGCGGGCTGTTCCCGATGCCCGAGGGCCGGGCGGTCGGGTGGTGGAGTCCGGCCTACCGCGGGATCCTTCAGCTCGACGAGCTGAAGGTGTCGCGCTCGCTGCGCCGCTCGGCGCGTGACTTCGAGATCCGCGTCGACACCGCCTTCGACGAGGTGGTCGCCGCGTGCGCCGACCCGCGCCGGCCGCACGGCTGGATCGATGCCCGGATCGCCCGCGCCTACGGCGACCTGCACCGCCTCGGGTGGGCGCACTCGGTCGAGACCTGGCAGGACGGGTGCCTGGTCGGCGGTCTGTACGGCGTCGCGATCGGTGGGCTGTTCGCCGGAGAGTCGATGTTCCACCACGTCACCGACGCGTCGAAGGCCGCGCTGGTCGGTCTGGTCGAGGGCCTGCGTGCCGACGACGACGGTGCGGCCGGCAACCGGCTGGTCGACGTGCAGTGGGCCACCCGGCACCTGGTGACCCTGGGCGTGCGCGAGGTCCCGAGGGCGTCGTACATCGCGGCGCTGGAGGGGCTGCTCGAGGTCCCGCCGGCCGCGCTCTGGGGCCGCTGA
- a CDS encoding PucR family transcriptional regulator: MAVLTVAEVLRMPVVRQAGPEVLAGAAGLDRPVQWVHSGEPADIASLLRGGDLLLTTGIALPDSDDELRAFATSLSEGDVAGLVIELGRRWRTVPPTLVASCDALGLPLIALVREARFAAVVQAVGERIVDEQLDELREAQRVHDTFTELSIAEAGPSEILDAAQRLAGVAVVLEGEDHRVTDYRSGPDAIGGFLSDWAERSREVRLEGRTTWDRGQGWLVTRLGRRERRWGRLVIASPTEPPQRLIAVAERAAAALALHRLHERDRDSQVRRTHHELLLGLVNDPANAEIHLRCELAGLTVKRRQLVGLTMRPAADGPDPSRPAAPVLDELIAATVHAAHELKLPVLATQSDGRVRALLSLPASADPVKEVDDLATRVGRRHRAVVGAGRPVTGLAEADQTIKESAHVVSSVRAPDPARLVHRLEDVHLRGLLTLMGDDDRLHLFRERELRQLRAYDAQHGSGLVEAVRALVEHPASKSLAAASLHVSRAVFYDRLAKVEKVLGADLNDPDIRVSLHVALLAEELAEELTGPA; this comes from the coding sequence CGACATCGCCTCGCTGCTGCGCGGCGGCGACCTGCTGCTGACCACGGGCATCGCGCTGCCCGACTCCGACGACGAGCTGCGCGCCTTCGCGACCAGCCTCAGCGAGGGGGACGTCGCCGGCCTGGTGATCGAGCTCGGGCGCCGCTGGCGCACCGTCCCCCCGACCCTGGTGGCCTCCTGCGACGCGCTCGGCCTGCCCCTGATCGCGCTCGTCCGCGAGGCACGGTTCGCGGCGGTCGTGCAGGCGGTCGGCGAGCGGATCGTGGACGAGCAGCTCGACGAGCTGCGCGAGGCGCAGCGGGTGCACGACACCTTCACCGAGCTGAGCATCGCGGAGGCCGGGCCGAGCGAGATCCTCGACGCCGCCCAGCGGCTGGCCGGCGTCGCGGTGGTGCTCGAGGGCGAGGACCACCGGGTGACCGACTACCGCTCGGGGCCCGACGCCATCGGCGGCTTCCTCAGCGACTGGGCCGAGCGCTCCCGGGAGGTCCGGCTCGAGGGACGCACGACCTGGGACCGCGGACAGGGCTGGCTGGTCACCCGCCTCGGGCGGCGCGAGCGGCGCTGGGGGCGGCTGGTCATCGCCTCCCCCACCGAGCCGCCGCAACGTCTCATCGCCGTCGCCGAACGCGCCGCCGCGGCACTGGCCCTGCACCGGCTGCACGAGCGCGACCGCGACAGCCAGGTGCGTCGTACCCACCACGAGCTGTTGCTCGGCCTGGTCAACGACCCGGCCAACGCCGAGATCCACCTGCGCTGCGAGCTGGCCGGACTCACCGTGAAGCGCCGCCAGCTGGTCGGCCTGACCATGCGCCCGGCCGCCGACGGCCCGGACCCCTCGCGGCCGGCGGCGCCGGTGCTGGACGAGCTGATCGCAGCGACCGTGCACGCCGCCCACGAGCTGAAGCTGCCGGTCCTGGCGACCCAGAGCGACGGGCGGGTCCGCGCCCTGCTGTCCCTGCCGGCCTCCGCGGACCCGGTGAAGGAGGTCGACGACCTCGCGACCCGGGTCGGACGGCGCCACCGGGCGGTCGTCGGCGCCGGGCGACCGGTCACCGGGCTCGCCGAGGCCGACCAGACCATCAAGGAGAGCGCGCACGTCGTCTCGTCGGTGCGCGCCCCCGACCCCGCCCGCCTGGTGCACCGGCTCGAGGACGTCCACCTGCGCGGCCTGCTCACCCTGATGGGCGACGACGACCGGTTGCACCTGTTCCGCGAGCGCGAGCTGCGCCAGCTGCGTGCGTACGACGCGCAGCACGGCTCGGGCCTGGTCGAGGCGGTCCGCGCCCTCGTCGAGCACCCGGCGAGCAAGTCCCTCGCCGCCGCCAGCCTCCACGTCTCGCGTGCGGTGTTCTACGACCGGCTGGCGAAGGTGGAGAAGGTGCTCGGCGCCGACCTCAACGACCCGGACATCCGGGTCTCCCTGCACGTCGCGCTGCTCGCGGAGGAGCTGGCGGAGGAGCTGACCGGTCCGGCCTGA
- a CDS encoding universal stress protein — MSVLVGLLPDDRFRAPLRLGISMALSSGLPLRLCTIVSGTSSGLNAVDTEYLDTVEKSAAAGLAEMAGLVASEVAVTTEVRRARSVSAGLLEAAADASYLVVGSSPSGVLGRVALGGIGDRLLHGSSIPVGLAPREYAVDSRTRINRLTVAFGGTASADLIAATAVRAAALGAELRIASFNVHPVSLFGSMIETGPQSLVVERWAAAKRVEIDAALQAARSSAATDAEVVVGQGNSWAEALSGVPWRAGDVLVVGSGAGGLAERVFIGSQASKVIRHSPVPVVCVPRQLVPAPS; from the coding sequence ATGAGCGTCCTCGTCGGCCTGCTGCCGGACGACAGGTTCCGTGCGCCGCTGCGGCTGGGCATCTCGATGGCGCTCTCGAGCGGTCTGCCGCTGCGACTGTGCACGATCGTGAGCGGGACCTCGAGCGGCCTCAACGCCGTCGACACCGAGTACCTCGACACCGTCGAGAAGTCCGCCGCCGCCGGCCTGGCCGAGATGGCCGGGCTGGTGGCGAGCGAGGTCGCCGTGACGACGGAGGTGCGCCGCGCCCGGTCGGTGTCCGCGGGACTGCTCGAGGCGGCGGCCGACGCCAGCTACCTGGTCGTCGGCTCCTCGCCCTCGGGCGTGCTCGGCCGGGTCGCGCTCGGCGGCATCGGCGACCGGCTGCTGCACGGCTCCAGCATCCCGGTCGGGCTCGCGCCGCGTGAGTACGCCGTCGACTCGCGGACCCGGATCAACCGGCTGACCGTCGCCTTCGGCGGCACCGCCTCCGCGGACCTCATCGCGGCGACCGCCGTGCGCGCCGCGGCCCTGGGTGCGGAGCTGCGGATCGCCAGCTTCAACGTCCATCCCGTGTCGCTCTTCGGGTCGATGATCGAGACCGGCCCCCAGTCACTGGTGGTCGAGAGGTGGGCGGCGGCGAAGCGGGTCGAGATCGACGCGGCCCTGCAGGCCGCCCGGTCGAGCGCCGCGACCGACGCCGAGGTGGTGGTCGGTCAGGGGAACAGCTGGGCGGAGGCGCTCTCGGGCGTCCCGTGGCGTGCGGGCGACGTCCTCGTCGTCGGCTCGGGTGCGGGTGGCCTGGCCGAGCGGGTCTTCATCGGCTCGCAGGCGTCCAAGGTGATCCGGCACTCGCCGGTGCCGGTCGTGTGCGTCCCCCGGCAGCTGGTACCGGCCCCTTCCTAG